Proteins encoded in a region of the Deltaproteobacteria bacterium genome:
- a CDS encoding CoA transferase — MKTVKPDAPPLSGVRVLDFGHVLAAPFCTRLLADLGADVVRVESSKHPDFPWPSSYRHSDGRHASYLNTNRNKRSVSIDLKHPAGRDIARRLAEAADVVVENFSAGVMDRLGLGYESLRSANPRLVFASMSGYGHSGPRRDWTSMNMNLQGAAGLMQVTGAEGDPPTAISNSWNDYIGGLHTCYAVIGALTERETTGHGIHLDMGQFECSVSMIAPLLLFSAVQGRSPERMGNRSDRCAPRGVYQCAGVDQWCAVSVHDDAQWRALAEAVAETVPDAGLAGDARFATVEERQRHHDEIDTRIEAWTRGLESADVETRLRRAGVPAARMRRVQDLVEDGSPSRAYKRMAEPRVGSMLTTALPFEFSESALPAATPAPCLGQHTREVLREWLALPESELAELAGTGALV; from the coding sequence ATGAAGACAGTGAAACCTGATGCGCCTCCCCTGTCCGGCGTCCGTGTCCTCGACTTCGGCCACGTGCTGGCGGCGCCGTTCTGCACGCGGCTGCTGGCGGATCTGGGCGCCGACGTGGTGCGGGTGGAGAGCAGCAAGCATCCGGACTTCCCGTGGCCGTCGTCCTACCGGCACTCGGACGGGCGCCACGCCTCCTATCTGAACACAAACCGCAACAAGCGCTCGGTGAGCATCGATTTGAAGCACCCGGCGGGCCGGGATATCGCCCGGCGCCTGGCCGAGGCCGCGGACGTGGTGGTGGAGAACTTCAGCGCCGGGGTCATGGACCGCCTGGGCCTGGGATACGAGTCGCTCAGGTCGGCCAACCCGCGGCTGGTGTTCGCCAGCATGTCGGGCTACGGCCACAGCGGTCCGCGGCGCGACTGGACCAGCATGAACATGAACCTCCAGGGCGCCGCCGGGCTCATGCAGGTCACCGGCGCCGAGGGCGACCCGCCCACCGCCATCTCGAACTCCTGGAACGACTACATCGGCGGGCTTCACACCTGCTACGCGGTCATCGGCGCGCTGACCGAGCGGGAAACGACCGGCCACGGCATCCACCTGGACATGGGCCAGTTCGAGTGCAGCGTCTCGATGATCGCGCCGCTCCTGCTGTTCAGCGCCGTGCAGGGGCGGAGCCCGGAGCGCATGGGCAACCGTTCGGACCGCTGCGCGCCGCGGGGCGTGTACCAGTGCGCGGGCGTTGACCAGTGGTGCGCCGTGAGCGTCCACGACGATGCGCAATGGCGCGCGCTGGCCGAGGCGGTGGCGGAGACGGTCCCGGACGCGGGCCTGGCGGGCGACGCCCGCTTCGCCACGGTGGAGGAGCGGCAGCGCCATCACGACGAGATCGACACGCGCATCGAGGCGTGGACCCGCGGGCTCGAGAGCGCCGACGTGGAGACCCGGTTGCGGCGGGCCGGCGTCCCTGCCGCGCGCATGCGGCGGGTCCAGGACTTGGTGGAAGATGGTTCGCCGTCCAGGGCCTACAAGCGCATGGCCGAGCCCAGGGTGGGTTCCATGCTGACGACGGCGCTGCCCTTCGAGTTCTCGGAAAGCGCCCTGCCGGCGGCAACGCCCGCCCCGTGTCTGGGACAACACACGCGCGAGGTGCTGCGGGAATGGCTGGCCCTCCCGGAAAGCGAGTTGGCGGAGCTGGCCGGCACGGGAGCCTTGGTATAG
- a CDS encoding MaoC family dehydratase N-terminal domain-containing protein, which translates to MSDAPETIVSDELRRCIGRKGPVRALETLSASDVRRYVDATGDANPLWLDDDFARSAGYGGRLLPPILVGWTPFSIKEPEGKASSFDVRRQLPVPAAYTNVRNAGSETEWLQPVLLGEPLTCQSHIVDITARQGRMGAGIYVTQLEEVRNAEGGLVFARRHTVALFRERQARE; encoded by the coding sequence GTGAGCGACGCCCCCGAAACCATCGTCTCCGATGAACTGCGCCGCTGCATCGGCCGGAAAGGCCCGGTGCGCGCGCTGGAGACGTTGAGCGCGTCGGACGTCCGCCGTTACGTGGACGCCACCGGCGACGCGAACCCGCTGTGGCTCGACGACGACTTCGCCCGCTCGGCGGGCTACGGCGGCCGTCTTCTGCCGCCCATCCTGGTGGGATGGACGCCCTTCAGCATCAAGGAGCCCGAGGGGAAGGCGTCATCCTTCGACGTGCGCCGGCAGCTTCCCGTGCCCGCGGCCTACACCAACGTGCGCAACGCCGGCAGCGAGACCGAGTGGTTGCAGCCCGTGCTCCTGGGCGAGCCGCTTACCTGCCAGAGCCACATCGTGGACATCACGGCGCGCCAGGGCAGGATGGGCGCGGGGATTTACGTCACGCAGTTGGAGGAGGTGCGCAACGCCGAGGGCGGCCTGGTGTTCGCGCGACGCCACACGGTGGCGCTCTTCCGGGAACGGCAGGCAAGGGAGTGA
- a CDS encoding CoA transferase yields the protein MGRVIDLGSLAGAYAARLLAESGHDVIRIDSPGGDAMRRIGPFLGDASGLEHGAFHHFLNAGKRSLSVNLDSAAGWRLFLELLRTADAVVTSRSLPVDEDDAPKADIVWTDIEEAEDELCAYARSGLLSLTGHRDGRPTLMGGHIVYLATGIHAAVATAAALRVLQSTGKGQRVRVAMQDCLETFVEQAMVEYTFSGTRTERRGNRGTITAVSGALPCKDGHWVVSQINRPGRWEKFVEWVRDPELMADSSLGSDDAQREKKDFIMDRVLAWSKQFTKSEIVEEGQRRRFPSSPVSTPLDLTRDAQLIARGYLAEADDPRFGRIPFPRGAVARVRGQEMGPAPTLGQHNGEILAELGYSDADRRAMVETGAVQE from the coding sequence GTGGGGAGAGTGATTGATCTCGGATCATTGGCGGGCGCCTACGCCGCGCGGCTGCTCGCGGAGTCCGGACACGACGTCATCCGCATCGATTCTCCCGGCGGCGACGCCATGCGCCGCATCGGTCCGTTCCTGGGGGATGCGTCCGGGCTGGAACACGGCGCCTTTCACCATTTCCTGAACGCCGGCAAGCGGAGCCTTTCCGTCAACCTCGACTCCGCCGCCGGATGGCGGTTGTTCCTGGAGCTGCTGCGAACGGCCGATGCCGTGGTGACGAGCCGGTCGCTGCCGGTCGACGAGGACGACGCGCCGAAGGCGGATATCGTATGGACCGATATCGAGGAGGCAGAGGACGAGCTGTGCGCCTACGCCCGCTCGGGGCTGCTCTCCCTCACCGGACACCGCGACGGCCGGCCCACGCTCATGGGCGGGCACATCGTCTATCTGGCCACCGGCATTCACGCGGCCGTCGCCACGGCCGCCGCGCTCCGCGTACTGCAAAGCACCGGGAAGGGGCAGCGCGTGCGCGTCGCCATGCAGGATTGCCTGGAGACCTTCGTCGAGCAGGCCATGGTCGAGTACACGTTCTCGGGGACACGCACCGAGCGGCGCGGCAACCGGGGCACCATTACGGCCGTCTCCGGGGCGCTGCCGTGCAAGGACGGCCACTGGGTGGTGAGCCAGATCAACCGGCCCGGCCGCTGGGAGAAGTTCGTGGAATGGGTCCGGGACCCCGAGCTCATGGCCGACTCTTCGCTGGGGTCGGACGACGCGCAACGGGAGAAGAAGGATTTCATCATGGACCGGGTGCTGGCCTGGTCTAAACAGTTCACCAAGTCGGAGATCGTCGAGGAGGGGCAGCGGCGCCGGTTCCCGTCATCGCCGGTGTCGACGCCGCTGGACCTGACCCGGGACGCGCAGCTCATCGCGCGCGGCTACCTCGCCGAAGCGGACGATCCGCGGTTCGGCCGCATCCCGTTCCCGCGCGGGGCGGTCGCCCGCGTCCGGGGACAGGAGATGGGACCGGCGCCGACCCTGGGACAGCACAACGGCGAGATCCTGGCCGAACTGGGCTACTCCGACGCGGACCGCCGGGCAATGGTGGAGACAGGCGCGGTCCAGGAGTAG
- a CDS encoding MaoC/PaaZ C-terminal domain-containing protein, translating into MTGAKTPMAEQRFFEDVQPGTELVAREYGPLTIIDTVRWAGLQENTQQLHYDRDWVREHAGLRTFIASGAYRQALLMRMLTDWLGPRGRLRKLGIRHTYSTFEGDTMRFAVRAVEKSDDPADPRIACELEGANQEERQILTGRCTLVLPCRS; encoded by the coding sequence ATGACCGGCGCGAAGACACCCATGGCCGAGCAACGATTCTTCGAGGATGTCCAACCCGGCACGGAGCTGGTGGCGCGCGAGTACGGTCCCCTCACCATCATCGACACCGTGCGCTGGGCCGGCCTGCAGGAGAACACGCAGCAACTCCACTACGACCGCGACTGGGTGCGCGAGCACGCCGGCCTGCGCACCTTCATCGCCAGCGGCGCCTACCGGCAGGCCCTGCTGATGCGCATGCTGACCGATTGGCTGGGTCCCCGCGGCCGGCTGCGCAAGCTCGGCATCCGGCACACCTACTCGACCTTCGAGGGCGACACCATGCGGTTCGCCGTGCGGGCGGTTGAGAAAAGCGATGACCCCGCCGATCCGCGGATCGCGTGCGAGTTGGAGGGCGCCAACCAGGAGGAACGGCAGATCCTGACCGGACGGTGCACCCTGGTGCTTCCGTGCCGTAGCTGA
- a CDS encoding iron-containing redox enzyme family protein, translating to MIIPAMSPGEARAHVDEHYRKVAQRWRERVTGSPFMIQLMEGSLPRAALRTFFKNWASYTIEINTVEAASYHKHIAFFRRNRDLMAPMARKLADELLHPEPPGHIHVVLETAKALGIDEDEVYLEPMLAEFRAKIDFKRTILWEGTVAEFYAAGATEEQTGYWSADCFKALTTHYGLTPEQAIYFSTHEEADLKEHADGVMGHGSFRRLVLRRLLEGGIEVRTGYDLDYCGRTAVDLHGAILNACLAPRG from the coding sequence ATGATCATCCCGGCCATGAGTCCCGGCGAAGCCAGGGCTCACGTGGACGAACACTATCGCAAGGTGGCACAACGGTGGCGCGAGCGGGTGACCGGCTCGCCGTTCATGATTCAGCTCATGGAGGGGAGCCTGCCGCGCGCCGCGCTGCGGACGTTCTTCAAGAACTGGGCTTCGTACACCATCGAGATCAACACGGTGGAGGCGGCGTCCTACCACAAGCACATCGCCTTCTTCCGTCGCAATCGCGACCTCATGGCGCCCATGGCGCGCAAACTCGCCGATGAGCTCCTCCATCCCGAGCCGCCCGGACACATTCACGTGGTGCTGGAGACGGCCAAGGCGTTGGGAATCGACGAGGACGAGGTTTACCTGGAGCCCATGCTGGCCGAGTTTCGCGCCAAGATAGACTTCAAGCGCACGATCCTCTGGGAAGGCACCGTGGCCGAGTTCTACGCGGCCGGGGCCACCGAAGAGCAGACCGGCTACTGGTCGGCTGACTGCTTCAAGGCGCTCACCACCCACTACGGCCTCACCCCCGAGCAGGCCATCTACTTCTCCACCCACGAGGAAGCCGACCTCAAGGAGCACGCAGACGGCGTCATGGGCCACGGCAGCTTCCGCCGCCTGGTGCTGCGGCGCCTGCTGGAGGGCGGCATCGAAGTGCGCACCGGCTACGACCTCGACTACTGCGGGCGCACCGCCGTGGACCTCCACGGCGCCATCCTCAACGCCTGCCTGGCGCCGAGAGGCTAG
- a CDS encoding glycosyltransferase family 1 protein gives MKIALITDAWEPQVNGVVRTLQQTRAHLERLGHETRFVTPLDFATFPCPTYPSIRLALLPGRGVRRILREFKPEAVHISTEGPIGHAARSFCCRLGIPFTTCVHTLFPEYIRARLPIPVSWSYRVLRKYHGRAARTLVATRSLAGHLRRNGFDNLAIWARGVDADLFKPAPKSFLPGPRPVSMYMGRVAVEKNIEAFLDLDLPGTKYVVGDGPDLQRLRSRYPDVRFVGQKLDEELAAHVAAADVFVFPSLTDTFGLVMLEAMACGVPVAAFPVSGPLDVVRNGTTGVLDRDLRAAVLGALDLDPADCVAYARQHTWLEWTRRFVSLMEPIEPGFWKDATASPSPASAPPGFPLSGE, from the coding sequence ATGAAGATCGCACTGATCACCGACGCTTGGGAGCCGCAGGTCAACGGCGTGGTACGCACGTTGCAGCAGACCCGCGCACACCTGGAGAGGCTAGGGCACGAAACGCGCTTCGTGACGCCGCTGGATTTCGCCACTTTCCCCTGCCCCACCTATCCCTCCATTCGGCTGGCTCTACTCCCCGGCCGCGGAGTCCGGCGCATCCTGCGGGAATTCAAGCCCGAGGCCGTGCACATTTCCACCGAGGGACCCATCGGACACGCGGCGCGCTCCTTCTGCTGCCGCCTCGGTATCCCTTTCACCACGTGCGTCCACACGCTTTTTCCCGAATACATACGTGCGCGCCTTCCTATTCCGGTGAGCTGGTCCTACCGTGTTCTCCGCAAGTACCACGGCCGCGCAGCTCGAACCCTCGTGGCGACGCGTTCCCTGGCCGGGCATTTGCGTCGAAACGGCTTCGACAACCTCGCCATTTGGGCAAGGGGCGTCGACGCCGACCTGTTCAAGCCCGCACCCAAGTCCTTCCTGCCGGGCCCGCGGCCAGTGTCCATGTACATGGGGCGCGTGGCGGTGGAAAAGAACATCGAGGCTTTCCTGGATCTGGACCTCCCCGGCACCAAGTACGTGGTGGGAGACGGCCCGGATCTGCAAAGGCTGCGCTCGCGTTATCCGGACGTCCGGTTCGTCGGCCAGAAGCTGGACGAGGAGCTGGCGGCGCATGTGGCCGCCGCCGACGTGTTCGTCTTCCCGAGCCTGACGGACACCTTCGGGCTCGTCATGCTGGAGGCCATGGCCTGCGGCGTTCCGGTGGCGGCGTTTCCGGTCAGCGGACCGTTGGACGTGGTACGGAACGGCACGACCGGCGTGCTGGACCGGGACCTTCGCGCCGCCGTTCTCGGCGCACTCGACCTTGATCCCGCCGACTGCGTGGCCTACGCCCGGCAGCACACCTGGCTGGAGTGGACCCGGCGGTTCGTGTCGCTGATGGAGCCCATCGAGCCAGGCTTCTGGAAAGACGCCACCGCGTCCCCCTCCCCCGCCTCCGCCCCACCTGGATTCCCGCTTTCGGGGGAATGA
- a CDS encoding UDP-2,3-diacylglucosamine diphosphatase encodes MSNSTGTVPRYFRTVWLSDIHLGFRGCSAASLLAFLRSVECEFLYLVGDIIDIWSVRKRPFWPQDHNNVLRTILGKAKYGTKVIYVPGNHDEMLRDYDGMAFGNIRIKDRVVHRKADGKRFLVIHGDQFDSVVRSSRAIALLGSHAYDLLLAVNTRLNVARRRVGLPYWSLAGAIKHKVKNAVRYISNFEAAVAFEAARLGVDGVICGHIHRAQIVSLNDITYCNCGDWVESNSALVEHEDGRLELLEWQDTHRIAYGVQDVDPASVALLTGKGDAHHRNGAVGGPGSAHSLLHR; translated from the coding sequence GTGTCGAACTCGACGGGAACAGTGCCGCGGTATTTCCGGACGGTCTGGCTCTCCGACATCCATCTGGGTTTCCGTGGCTGCAGCGCCGCGTCCCTGCTCGCTTTCCTGCGTTCCGTGGAATGCGAGTTTCTCTACCTTGTGGGTGACATCATCGACATATGGTCCGTGCGCAAACGGCCCTTCTGGCCCCAGGACCACAACAACGTTCTACGAACGATCCTCGGCAAGGCCAAGTACGGCACCAAGGTGATCTACGTGCCGGGGAATCACGACGAAATGCTGCGTGACTACGACGGCATGGCCTTCGGCAACATCCGGATCAAGGACCGGGTCGTGCACCGGAAGGCCGACGGCAAGCGGTTCCTGGTCATCCACGGCGACCAGTTCGACAGCGTTGTGCGTTCCTCCAGGGCCATCGCGCTCCTGGGCAGTCATGCGTACGACCTGCTGCTGGCCGTCAATACGCGGCTCAATGTGGCGCGGCGCAGGGTAGGGCTGCCCTACTGGTCGCTGGCCGGCGCCATCAAGCACAAGGTCAAGAATGCCGTGCGCTACATCAGCAACTTCGAGGCGGCGGTGGCGTTCGAGGCGGCGCGCCTGGGCGTGGACGGAGTCATCTGCGGACACATCCACCGGGCTCAGATCGTTTCCTTGAACGACATCACCTATTGCAACTGCGGCGACTGGGTGGAGAGCAACAGCGCTCTGGTGGAGCACGAGGATGGACGGCTGGAGTTGTTGGAATGGCAGGACACTCACCGTATCGCCTACGGCGTGCAGGACGTGGACCCCGCTTCCGTAGCGCTGCTCACCGGCAAGGGCGACGCCCACCACCGCAACGGAGCGGTTGGCGGGCCTGGTAGTGCGCACTCTCTCCTCCACCGATAG
- the mgtE gene encoding magnesium transporter codes for MDASASPLPREVALENIVMWTGLGRYDDVRRLLADFHPADIAELLDQLDEPRVRQRVFGLLSHETASAVLSLVPPEVRDELVADLSDRELAGLVEELDTDDAADLIETLPEERTPTVLAEMPSELAEEIGDLLDHPPDSAGGIMQTEYVSVPQYATVEQAIGLIRRAQDDVPEVHDVFVVNMERRVTGILPLSNLVLARPDESVAHIMERPVISVPVAMPQDEVARVLQKYDFVTVPVVDDQDRLVGRVTIDDVVDVIEEEASKDIYAIAGVESESINLARDSVFKRVGERFAWVMTTVLLGLVVALVISKVFVETFEKMALLAAFLPVIIATAGAVGLQSSTLVVRAIALGTLSLQRVLSVILYEAATGLVLGASCGLITAAASYLINMGTPDILKLSLAVFIGMVISVTTAACVGTVQPIIFYRLNRDPAVAAGPLVTAFNDLLGTTLYLVVATALQA; via the coding sequence GTGGATGCATCCGCGAGCCCGTTGCCGCGCGAAGTGGCGCTTGAGAACATCGTCATGTGGACCGGGCTGGGCCGCTACGACGACGTACGCCGGCTCCTGGCCGACTTCCACCCCGCCGACATCGCGGAGCTGCTGGATCAACTCGACGAACCGCGGGTGCGACAACGGGTATTCGGGCTACTGTCCCACGAGACCGCCTCCGCTGTCCTGAGCCTCGTCCCGCCGGAGGTGCGCGACGAACTGGTGGCGGACCTCTCGGACCGGGAACTGGCCGGGCTCGTGGAGGAACTGGACACCGACGATGCCGCGGACCTGATCGAGACCCTGCCGGAGGAGCGTACCCCCACGGTCCTGGCGGAGATGCCGTCGGAGCTGGCGGAGGAAATCGGCGACCTGCTGGACCACCCGCCGGACAGCGCCGGCGGCATCATGCAGACGGAGTACGTGTCGGTGCCGCAGTACGCCACCGTGGAGCAGGCCATCGGCCTGATCCGGCGCGCGCAGGACGACGTGCCCGAGGTCCACGACGTCTTCGTGGTGAACATGGAGCGGCGCGTCACCGGCATCCTGCCTCTCAGCAACCTGGTGCTGGCGCGCCCGGACGAATCCGTCGCCCACATCATGGAGCGGCCGGTAATCTCCGTTCCCGTGGCGATGCCGCAGGACGAGGTCGCCCGGGTCCTGCAGAAGTACGACTTCGTCACGGTTCCCGTGGTCGACGACCAGGACCGGCTCGTGGGCCGCGTCACCATCGACGACGTCGTGGACGTCATCGAAGAGGAGGCCAGCAAGGACATCTACGCCATCGCCGGCGTAGAGAGCGAGTCCATCAACCTGGCGCGCGACTCCGTGTTCAAGCGCGTGGGCGAACGCTTCGCGTGGGTGATGACGACGGTGCTGCTGGGGCTCGTGGTGGCCCTGGTGATCTCCAAGGTCTTCGTCGAAACCTTCGAGAAGATGGCGCTCCTGGCCGCGTTCCTGCCGGTGATCATCGCCACCGCCGGCGCCGTGGGGCTCCAGTCCTCCACGCTGGTGGTGCGCGCCATCGCCCTCGGCACCCTCTCGCTCCAGCGCGTCCTCTCGGTCATCCTCTACGAAGCCGCCACCGGCCTGGTCCTGGGCGCGAGCTGCGGCCTGATCACCGCCGCCGCCAGCTACCTCATCAACATGGGCACCCCCGACATCCTCAAGCTCTCCCTCGCCGTGTTCATCGGCATGGTCATCTCCGTCACCACCGCCGCCTGCGTGGGCACCGTCCAGCCCATCATCTTCTACAGGCTCAACCGCGACCCCGCCGTCGCCGCCGGCCCGCTGGTGACGGCGTTCAACGACTTGCTGGGAACGACGCTGTACTTGGTGGTGGCGACGGCGCTTCAGGCGTAG